AAAAATAACTTTATGATAATAACAACCTTGAAATTAATTAAACATTCAATATATACTTTAATAAAATATACATTGAAACAGGAGATAATAATGAAAAAACTTGCACTAATCTTAATACTAAACCTTGGACTGCTAAACGCTTATACATTGGTTCTTAACGACAATTCCTTTGTCAAAGGTGAGTTAATTTACATCGGTGAGGACTTTACCTTTATGAAGATTAATGGGGTTCAAACGAATATTGCAAACTCGAAAATAAAGAAAAGATTCTATACACAGGAAGAACTTGCAGTCATCGAGAAAGAAAAACAAATTCCAGCGATTCCAGAAACAAAACCAGTTGCACCTGTAAGGCAAGAACCCAAAAGTCTCATTGATGATGAGCTTTTTAAAGTCAAAACAGTTAATCAAGGTGATGAACAAAAACATATAACTATGCCAAGAACAGGGAAATATAATGTGTATGTTAATTTAGATATTGCCGATAAACTTTATGGAATATCATCATTGCCGGGTTATAGTTTCCAAACAACTGACAAACAAGATGTGGCCTTTGGTTTTGGCGCAGAATATAACGACAATCTAATTGGGTTAACTAAATACACTTTAGGAGCCATGCTTCAATTAGAAAGAACAATTACGTCAGGAAAATATTCTGGTACCAATATCTATGCTAGAGTTGAACACCCTTTTGACCCAAAAAAAACAAATAACTATTTAGGTTTTGAATTAAATTTATTTAATACGTCTATTTCAGGCTTATCTTCTGAGTTTACAAATATATCATTTTCCCCAAAATTAGGGTTTGCAATTTATGAACGTAGTTATTTTGATAAAGGCTTTGTAGAAGTTGGTATAAGAAGAATAGCAGTTGCAATGAAATGGATTGACGCAACTTATGGATATAATTGGAATACTGATTTTACTGCTACTGGGCTTTATTTCCTACTGGGGATGTCATTCTAAAGCTAGAACTCGTTCAAAAAGTTATTTAGCTGTATAATTACAATATGAGTAAAAAAATATTAGTTGGAATAACTGGTGGCATAGCTGCTTATAAAACAATTGAACTGATCAGAACTTTGAGAAAAGCTGGTCATCAAGTAAAGACAATTGTTACTAAACGTGGGTTAGACTTTGTTACTCCGCTGACGTTGAAAACTATTTCTGGCGAAACGGTTTATGTAGATAACGTGGATTATTCGTCACCTGAGATTGAACATATTTCCCTATCTTTATGGTGTGACGCTTTCTTAATAGCACCTGCTAGTGCCAATACTTTAGCCAAAATAGCACAGGGAATTGCCGATAATTTGCTTACTTCCTCAGTGCTTTCCTTGCCAGAAGCTACTCCACTCTTAATTTGTCCTGCGATGAATACA
The DNA window shown above is from Candidatus Margulisiibacteriota bacterium and carries:
- a CDS encoding flavoprotein translates to MSKKILVGITGGIAAYKTIELIRTLRKAGHQVKTIVTKRGLDFVTPLTLKTISGETVYVDNVDYSSPEIEHISLSLWCDAFLIAPASANTLAKIAQGIADNLLTSSVLSLPEATPLLICPAMNTRMWEKAVTKNNMTKIEDFYKNSIVIPPRASELACGETGIGAMALNEEIVKAINKVLGA